The following are encoded in a window of Halalkalicoccus subterraneus genomic DNA:
- a CDS encoding amidohydrolase family protein, with the protein MIVEGTVLRGPEFEPIEGRVVYEDGRIEAIEEASTTSDRIVAPAFVNAHTHIGDSIAKEAGRGLTLEELVAPPDGLKHRLLRESDRDEMVAAIRRSVEFMRSGGVTGFLDFREGGADGVSVLREAADGLPVDAFAMGRDELAALEVGDGYGASGAADDDFARERDAAREVGKPFGIHAGENRTDDIVPALDLEPDYLVHMVNASAEHLDRVEKQEVPVVVCPRANLVTNVGLPPIEDLVERTSVALGTDNVMLNSPSMFREMEFAAKFTDLDAPEVLRMATRAGAEIAGIDAGTIEEGREARLLVLDGDSDNLSGVRDPVRAVVRRAGVADVLNVIHPAQHN; encoded by the coding sequence ATGATCGTCGAAGGAACCGTCCTGCGCGGACCCGAGTTCGAACCGATCGAAGGACGGGTCGTCTACGAGGACGGGCGGATCGAAGCGATCGAGGAGGCTTCGACCACCAGCGACCGGATCGTCGCGCCCGCGTTCGTCAACGCCCACACCCACATCGGGGACTCCATCGCGAAGGAGGCGGGCCGTGGACTGACCTTGGAAGAGCTCGTTGCCCCGCCGGACGGGCTGAAACACCGCCTGCTCCGGGAGAGCGATCGCGATGAGATGGTCGCCGCGATCCGGCGCTCGGTCGAGTTCATGCGCTCGGGCGGCGTGACCGGCTTCCTCGACTTCCGCGAGGGTGGCGCGGATGGGGTGTCGGTCCTCAGGGAAGCGGCCGACGGACTCCCGGTCGATGCCTTCGCGATGGGGCGGGACGAACTCGCCGCACTGGAGGTCGGCGACGGCTACGGGGCCAGCGGTGCGGCGGACGACGATTTCGCGCGCGAGCGCGATGCCGCCCGCGAGGTGGGCAAACCCTTCGGGATCCACGCCGGCGAGAACCGCACCGACGACATCGTCCCCGCACTCGACCTCGAACCGGACTATCTGGTCCACATGGTCAACGCGAGCGCCGAGCATCTCGACCGGGTCGAAAAGCAGGAGGTTCCGGTCGTGGTCTGTCCGCGCGCCAACCTGGTCACGAACGTGGGCCTGCCGCCCATCGAGGACCTCGTGGAGCGAACCAGCGTCGCGCTCGGCACCGACAACGTGATGCTCAACAGTCCGTCGATGTTCCGCGAGATGGAGTTCGCCGCCAAATTCACCGACCTCGACGCGCCCGAGGTGTTACGGATGGCGACCCGGGCGGGTGCGGAAATAGCGGGTATCGACGCCGGCACCATCGAGGAGGGCCGTGAGGCGCGCCTGCTCGTCCTCGACGGCGATTCGGACAACCTTTCGGGAGTACGTGACCCTGTCCGGGCAGTCGTGCGTCGTGCCGGGGTTGCTGACGTGCTGAACGTGATCCATCCGGCGCAACACAATTAA
- a CDS encoding HD domain-containing protein: MKTIKDSVHDHIEVDGVARALLDTPEVQRLRHIKQLGTVSLVYPSANHTRFEHSLGVYHLACEALSQLGIEGRAAERVRAAAILHDVGHGPYSHNVEDVIERHTGKYHEDVADVFADSAIPGILREHDLEPDRVAGLIHGEGQYGGLVSGELDVDRMDYLVRDAHHTGVPYGTIDHGRLVRELRFVDGELVLAEGNVQSAESLLVARALMNPTVYSHHVARISKSMLRRGAERLIESGTDPEELRRMDDHDLLVALRTTETTEGLARRFARRDLFKRAVWAEYRDVPGDLLDLDHEAVVEYEQRIADRASVEDDAVILDVPGAPTMTESSTRVVVGGETRRLDEQSPLVRTLQQSQLNQWRFGVYAPDDVADRVGHATEAVLGLDTDGTLISDMRPGLHTTLDRFGAGGN; encoded by the coding sequence ATGAAGACGATCAAGGACAGCGTTCACGACCACATCGAGGTCGACGGGGTCGCCCGCGCGCTGCTCGATACCCCCGAGGTCCAACGACTGCGTCACATCAAGCAGTTGGGCACCGTTTCGCTGGTCTATCCCTCCGCGAACCACACCCGCTTCGAGCATTCCCTGGGGGTGTATCACCTCGCCTGCGAGGCGCTCTCCCAACTCGGGATCGAGGGCCGGGCCGCAGAACGGGTGCGGGCCGCGGCGATCCTCCACGACGTCGGCCACGGCCCCTACAGCCACAACGTCGAGGACGTGATCGAACGTCACACCGGCAAGTACCACGAGGACGTCGCCGACGTGTTCGCCGACTCGGCGATCCCCGGGATCCTCCGCGAGCACGACCTGGAGCCGGATCGGGTCGCCGGACTCATCCACGGCGAGGGCCAGTACGGCGGGCTCGTCTCGGGCGAACTCGACGTCGACCGGATGGATTACCTCGTGCGGGACGCCCACCACACCGGCGTTCCGTATGGTACGATCGACCACGGCCGGTTGGTCCGGGAACTCCGCTTCGTCGACGGCGAGCTCGTCCTCGCGGAGGGCAACGTCCAGAGCGCCGAGAGCCTGCTGGTCGCCCGCGCGCTGATGAACCCGACGGTGTACAGCCACCACGTCGCCCGGATCAGCAAGTCGATGCTGCGGCGGGGTGCCGAGCGGCTGATCGAATCGGGGACCGACCCCGAAGAACTCAGGAGAATGGACGACCACGATCTGCTGGTCGCGCTGCGGACGACCGAAACCACCGAGGGCCTCGCCCGACGGTTCGCCCGCCGGGACCTGTTCAAGCGGGCCGTCTGGGCCGAGTATCGCGACGTCCCGGGCGATCTGCTCGATCTCGACCACGAGGCGGTCGTCGAGTATGAACAAAGGATCGCCGACCGGGCGAGCGTCGAGGACGACGCGGTGATCCTCGACGTGCCGGGCGCGCCGACGATGACCGAATCGAGTACCCGCGTCGTGGTCGGCGGCGAGACCCGCCGTCTCGACGAGCAGTCGCCCTTGGTACGGACCCTCCAGCAGTCACAGCTCAACCAGTGGCGTTTCGGCGTCTACGCACCCGACGACGTCGCCGACCGGGTGGGCCATGCGACCGAGGCAGTACTGGGGCTCGATACTGACGGCACGCTGATCAGCGATATGCGACCCGGACTGCACACCACGCTGGACCGGTTCGGTGCGGGCGGGAACTAA
- a CDS encoding amidase: MIDDEPLAAAARSLRTGETDPDEYIGTLEGRAEQAEPRIEALLDEPDRWGRLDREARALEARFDDPTTRPPLYGVPVGVKDIFNVEGFETKAGSTVPSEAVTGPEATSVRALRDAGALVLGKTVTTEFAYFEPGPTRNPHDTDHTPGGSSSGSAAAVAAGLCPLALGSQTIGSVIRPAAFCGIVGLKPTYGRIPIGGVLPVAPSVDHVGFFTQDVAGAELAASVLYEHWRPENSGEPTLGVPEGPYLEQADPTAREAFDEQITRLEAAGYDVRRVELLADIEDVNERHQALVAAETALSHSERFAAYEEHYAEATADLIREGHAVGVGELCDARTGRGALREAVEGTMDREGIDVWLCPGAPGPAPEGIDDTGDPVMNLPWTHSGQPAMALPAGDLDGLPLGLQCVARYGDDERLVAWAEGIASAL; encoded by the coding sequence ATGATCGACGACGAACCGCTCGCCGCGGCCGCGAGGTCGCTTCGAACCGGTGAGACGGACCCCGATGAGTACATCGGGACGCTTGAAGGACGCGCCGAGCAGGCCGAACCCCGAATCGAGGCGCTGCTCGACGAACCCGATCGCTGGGGGCGGCTGGACCGCGAGGCACGGGCGCTCGAAGCGCGATTCGACGACCCGACGACGAGGCCGCCGCTGTACGGCGTTCCCGTCGGAGTGAAGGACATCTTCAACGTCGAGGGGTTCGAGACGAAAGCGGGATCGACGGTCCCTTCCGAGGCGGTGACCGGCCCGGAAGCCACAAGCGTGCGCGCGCTGCGGGATGCCGGCGCGCTGGTACTGGGAAAGACCGTCACGACCGAGTTCGCCTACTTCGAGCCCGGTCCGACCCGTAACCCCCACGACACCGATCACACGCCCGGCGGTTCCTCTAGCGGCTCTGCGGCGGCGGTCGCCGCCGGGCTCTGTCCGCTCGCACTCGGCTCCCAGACCATCGGCTCCGTGATCCGCCCGGCCGCGTTCTGCGGGATCGTCGGCCTGAAGCCGACCTACGGACGGATCCCTATCGGCGGGGTGCTCCCGGTTGCACCCTCCGTGGACCACGTCGGATTCTTCACGCAGGACGTCGCGGGCGCGGAGCTCGCTGCGAGCGTTCTCTACGAACACTGGCGGCCCGAGAATTCCGGAGAACCGACGCTGGGAGTCCCCGAGGGGCCGTATCTCGAACAGGCCGATCCGACGGCCCGCGAGGCGTTCGACGAGCAGATTACACGGTTGGAAGCGGCGGGCTACGACGTTCGGCGGGTAGAGCTGTTGGCGGATATCGAGGACGTAAACGAGCGCCATCAGGCATTGGTCGCCGCCGAGACTGCCCTCTCACACAGCGAGCGCTTCGCGGCGTACGAGGAGCACTATGCCGAGGCGACCGCCGACCTGATCCGCGAGGGTCACGCCGTCGGCGTCGGGGAGCTCTGTGATGCTCGAACCGGACGCGGCGCGCTCCGCGAGGCCGTCGAGGGGACGATGGATCGGGAGGGAATCGACGTCTGGCTCTGTCCGGGTGCGCCCGGACCGGCCCCCGAAGGGATCGACGACACTGGCGACCCGGTGATGAACCTGCCGTGGACCCACAGCGGGCAGCCCGCGATGGCGCTACCCGCCGGCGACCTCGACGGACTCCCGCTCGGCCTACAGTGTGTCGCGCGCTACGGCGACGACGAGCGCCTGGTCGCGTGGGCCGAGGGGATCGCGAGCGCACTGTAG
- a CDS encoding short-chain fatty acid transporter gives MSASDSQGGLQRFGQGVANWSERWVPSPFIFAIVLTLIAYAAAVVFTADGAFQNVINWYDGFWELLEFAMQMVLVLVTGYAVADSKQVSGLLDRIASVPSDGAQAAALVAAVAMLAGYFHWGVGLIIGAIFAVFVARAGYRRGKTFHYPLLCAAGYTSQVIWHVGPSTSAGLLSATEGHVFEDVIGVVPLSESVFTVYAFGLAILVFATVVPLLYFLAPTRENAVGIEEYAPSLIDDGTEDRSEREVATDGGTALPAERLNDSRLIAYVVATGMMVYVVQHFATAGIGEALDLNVFNFAFIAFGLYLYGTPTAYMGAIRNATESSAGIILQFPFYAGILGIVDNSGLSALISELLLDLATPATFPVLAWLLGGFMNFFAPSGGGEWAIIGGIIGGTAVELGVPPGQAIIAYGTGDMWTNMFQPFWAIPLLGITQVRARDILGYTLIVMIVLTPVFAIGLYFLPY, from the coding sequence ATGTCTGCTAGCGATTCACAAGGAGGGCTACAACGGTTCGGACAGGGTGTAGCCAACTGGTCCGAGCGGTGGGTACCGAGTCCGTTCATCTTCGCGATCGTACTCACGCTGATCGCGTACGCGGCGGCGGTCGTGTTCACGGCCGATGGGGCGTTCCAGAACGTCATCAACTGGTACGACGGCTTCTGGGAGCTGTTGGAGTTCGCGATGCAGATGGTCCTCGTCCTCGTCACCGGCTACGCGGTCGCCGACTCGAAGCAGGTCAGCGGACTGTTGGACCGGATCGCCTCGGTCCCGAGCGACGGCGCACAGGCGGCGGCGCTCGTCGCGGCGGTCGCGATGCTTGCGGGCTACTTCCACTGGGGGGTCGGCCTGATCATCGGGGCCATCTTCGCCGTCTTCGTCGCCCGGGCGGGCTATCGCCGGGGGAAGACGTTCCACTACCCGCTCCTGTGTGCGGCGGGTTATACGAGTCAGGTCATCTGGCACGTCGGTCCCTCGACCAGCGCCGGCCTGCTCTCGGCGACCGAGGGCCACGTCTTCGAGGACGTCATCGGCGTCGTTCCGCTCTCCGAGAGCGTCTTTACGGTCTACGCGTTCGGCCTCGCGATCCTCGTGTTCGCGACCGTCGTTCCACTGCTGTACTTCCTCGCGCCGACGCGGGAGAACGCGGTCGGGATCGAGGAGTACGCGCCGAGTCTGATCGACGACGGGACCGAGGATCGAAGCGAGCGGGAGGTCGCTACCGACGGCGGAACGGCCCTACCCGCAGAACGACTCAACGACAGTCGCCTGATCGCGTACGTGGTCGCGACCGGGATGATGGTCTACGTCGTCCAGCACTTCGCGACCGCCGGAATCGGCGAGGCGCTCGACCTCAACGTCTTCAACTTCGCCTTCATCGCGTTCGGCCTCTACCTCTACGGGACGCCGACCGCCTACATGGGGGCGATCCGGAACGCGACCGAGAGCTCTGCGGGCATCATCCTCCAGTTCCCCTTCTACGCCGGAATCCTCGGGATCGTCGACAACTCCGGGCTCTCGGCGCTGATCTCGGAACTCCTGTTGGATCTGGCGACGCCGGCGACCTTTCCGGTCCTCGCGTGGCTCCTCGGCGGCTTCATGAACTTCTTCGCCCCGAGCGGCGGCGGCGAATGGGCGATCATCGGCGGTATTATCGGCGGAACCGCGGTCGAACTCGGCGTCCCACCCGGTCAAGCGATCATCGCCTACGGCACCGGCGACATGTGGACGAACATGTTCCAGCCGTTCTGGGCGATCCCCCTGCTCGGAATCACGCAGGTTCGGGCGCGCGACATCCTCGGCTACACGCTGATCGTCATGATCGTCCTGACCCCCGTCTTCGCCATCGGGCTGTACTTCCTGCCGTACTGA
- the cofD gene encoding 2-phospho-L-lactate transferase: MVTFLSGGTGTPKLLSGTEDVFSPEETTVIANTGDDIELGGLFVSPDVDTVLFERGGALDRETWWGMEGDTHETDEFLFELAESAGLEDGPRYLSDERQTAGREIARWRRFSGIAEFMTIGDKDRAVHITRTSLLDEGHTLTEVTRTLADAFGLEIDLVPMSDDPLATIVHTPDGPMHFQEFWVARRGEPTIEDVEFRGEACSTPAVREALGDRVVIGPSNPVTSIGPIRAVEGVEEALVEAPVVAVSPFVENRVFSGPAGDLLAATGYEPSTAGVAEAYPFVDAFVLDSADGTDLNRPVVHTDTAMDSPEDGVRVARAVDEALSEVT, translated from the coding sequence ATGGTCACGTTTCTCTCCGGGGGGACCGGGACGCCGAAGCTCCTCTCCGGCACAGAGGACGTCTTTTCGCCCGAGGAAACGACGGTGATCGCGAACACGGGTGACGACATCGAACTCGGCGGGCTGTTCGTCTCGCCGGACGTTGATACCGTGCTGTTCGAGCGTGGCGGCGCCCTCGACCGCGAGACGTGGTGGGGAATGGAGGGCGACACCCACGAGACCGACGAGTTCCTCTTCGAACTCGCCGAGAGCGCGGGGTTGGAGGACGGCCCGCGCTACCTTTCCGACGAACGCCAGACCGCCGGCAGGGAGATCGCTCGCTGGCGGCGCTTCTCGGGGATCGCGGAGTTCATGACGATCGGCGACAAGGATCGGGCGGTCCACATCACCCGGACGAGCCTGCTCGACGAGGGCCACACCCTTACGGAGGTCACCCGTACCCTCGCCGATGCCTTCGGACTGGAGATCGACCTCGTCCCGATGAGCGACGACCCGCTCGCGACGATCGTCCACACCCCTGACGGACCCATGCACTTCCAGGAGTTCTGGGTCGCGCGTCGGGGCGAGCCGACCATCGAGGACGTGGAGTTCCGCGGCGAGGCGTGCTCGACGCCGGCGGTCCGTGAGGCTCTCGGGGACCGAGTCGTGATTGGCCCCTCGAACCCGGTCACCAGTATCGGCCCGATCCGCGCGGTCGAGGGGGTCGAGGAGGCGCTTGTCGAAGCGCCGGTGGTCGCGGTCTCCCCGTTCGTCGAGAACCGGGTCTTTTCGGGGCCCGCGGGCGACCTGCTGGCCGCGACGGGCTATGAGCCCTCGACGGCGGGCGTCGCCGAGGCCTATCCCTTCGTCGACGCGTTCGTACTGGATTCGGCGGACGGAACCGACCTGAATCGACCAGTTGTCCACACCGACACGGCGATGGACTCGCCAGAGGACGGGGTCCGCGTGGCGCGGGCGGTCGACGAGGCGCTCTCGGAGGTGACCTGA
- a CDS encoding tRNA-dihydrouridine synthase has product MRVVAASLSGQSDAEWARRASEYVDRAILGGVALDEPSREAARELVARGREEFLPTDPLGFVNDQLAALSRDGIGTGFNVRSTSPGPVRAAAEICRNHDAIPEINAHCRQAELCRVGCGEALLRDTDRLSEQVRAAAETGARVSVKVRAEVPGVDLVETARAIEDAGAAIVHVDAMDSEPVIREVNEVSDLFVIANNEVRGRESAHEYFALGADAVSVGRPSDDPRVLARVREAVDAWDREASA; this is encoded by the coding sequence ATGCGCGTGGTCGCCGCGAGCCTGAGCGGGCAGTCGGACGCCGAGTGGGCACGCCGGGCGAGCGAGTACGTCGATCGTGCGATCCTCGGTGGGGTCGCGCTCGACGAACCATCGAGGGAGGCCGCCCGCGAGCTGGTCGCGCGGGGCCGCGAGGAGTTCCTGCCTACCGATCCCCTCGGGTTCGTCAACGACCAGCTCGCGGCGCTCTCGAGGGACGGGATCGGGACGGGGTTCAACGTCCGGAGCACCTCGCCCGGGCCGGTCCGGGCGGCGGCAGAGATCTGCCGGAATCACGACGCGATCCCCGAGATCAACGCCCACTGTCGGCAGGCAGAGTTGTGCCGGGTGGGCTGTGGCGAGGCGTTGCTTCGAGATACCGACCGGCTCTCCGAGCAGGTCCGTGCGGCGGCCGAGACGGGCGCGCGGGTGAGCGTGAAGGTGCGAGCGGAGGTTCCGGGCGTCGATCTCGTGGAGACCGCACGGGCGATCGAGGACGCCGGGGCGGCGATCGTCCACGTCGACGCGATGGACTCCGAGCCGGTGATTCGTGAGGTAAACGAGGTGAGCGACCTGTTCGTGATCGCGAACAACGAGGTGCGAGGGCGAGAAAGCGCCCACGAGTACTTCGCTCTCGGCGCCGACGCGGTGAGCGTCGGCCGGCCGAGCGACGATCCACGAGTGCTCGCTCGCGTGCGCGAGGCGGTCGACGCCTGGGATCGGGAGGCGAGCGCATGA
- a CDS encoding triphosphoribosyl-dephospho-CoA synthase encodes MRPAENAQLALLLEVSGTPKPGNVDRDRDLDDLRYEQFLSGAVGAGAGLRAAESGPVGETFERAVQGMVDPHGENTQFGALLLLTPLVRAANEENLSPAGVDSVVKDTTVTDAAAFYRAFEHCSVFVSDPPADAGELDVRRGAAAVPAVEERDLSLYEVMALGEDEDDVAREWTGGFERSFRVASRIGELPGSLSDRTAAVFCEQLAEHPDTLVAKKHGSETAEWASKEIAEHLGDIDMLISLANSFVRRGINPGTTADIVAAGLFIALERGVEV; translated from the coding sequence ATGAGGCCCGCCGAGAACGCCCAGCTCGCGCTGTTGCTCGAAGTCTCGGGAACGCCCAAGCCGGGCAACGTCGACCGCGATCGCGACCTCGATGACCTGCGCTACGAACAGTTCCTCTCGGGCGCGGTCGGCGCGGGCGCGGGGCTGCGAGCCGCGGAGTCAGGCCCCGTCGGCGAGACCTTCGAGCGCGCCGTACAGGGGATGGTCGATCCGCACGGCGAGAACACCCAGTTCGGGGCGCTCCTCTTGCTCACGCCGTTGGTTCGGGCAGCAAACGAGGAGAATCTCTCACCGGCGGGCGTCGACAGCGTCGTCAAGGACACCACCGTCACGGACGCCGCGGCGTTCTACCGGGCGTTCGAGCACTGTTCGGTGTTCGTCTCCGATCCGCCCGCCGACGCGGGCGAACTCGACGTTCGACGCGGCGCGGCGGCGGTTCCGGCCGTCGAAGAACGGGACCTCTCCCTGTACGAGGTCATGGCGCTGGGCGAGGACGAGGACGACGTGGCCCGCGAGTGGACGGGCGGGTTCGAGCGCTCGTTTCGGGTGGCGAGTCGGATCGGGGAGCTCCCGGGATCGCTCTCGGATCGGACGGCGGCGGTCTTCTGCGAGCAGTTGGCCGAACACCCCGACACGCTGGTGGCGAAGAAACACGGGTCCGAAACGGCCGAGTGGGCAAGCAAGGAGATCGCCGAGCACCTCGGCGACATCGACATGCTCATCTCGCTCGCTAACTCGTTCGTCCGGCGTGGGATCAACCCCGGGACTACGGCGGATATCGTCGCCGCCGGCCTCTTCATCGCGCTCGAACGGGGTGTCGAGGTGTGA
- a CDS encoding DUF447 domain-containing protein produces MSGEGGEDGDGNASDSGWPVDLDGVVESVAATLGPNDRWNFAALGLFPDEPVTARTWGNTRTRRNFHREGEGYVQFTRDPVAFVEAACSIHERDDPVLPSADAWVRVEVGRVEMGESGGTQWERWALTPVESGVERRVVPTISRGRGAVIEGAVAASRLDVPSYDTADLLDRLAYFEGVVERCGSERDRVAFDRLTEHSGWKRRNESF; encoded by the coding sequence GTGAGCGGCGAGGGTGGTGAGGACGGGGACGGAAACGCGAGCGATAGCGGCTGGCCGGTCGACCTCGACGGCGTGGTCGAGTCGGTCGCCGCCACGCTGGGCCCAAACGACCGGTGGAACTTCGCCGCTCTCGGCCTCTTTCCGGACGAACCGGTCACCGCCCGGACGTGGGGTAACACCCGTACCAGACGGAACTTCCACCGCGAGGGCGAGGGGTACGTCCAGTTCACGCGCGATCCCGTCGCGTTCGTCGAGGCGGCCTGTTCGATCCACGAGCGCGACGACCCCGTTCTCCCCTCGGCGGACGCGTGGGTTCGCGTCGAGGTGGGGCGGGTCGAGATGGGCGAATCGGGCGGCACGCAGTGGGAGAGGTGGGCACTCACGCCCGTCGAGTCGGGCGTGGAACGCCGAGTGGTGCCGACGATTTCGCGGGGTCGTGGCGCCGTGATCGAGGGGGCCGTCGCGGCCTCGCGTCTCGACGTGCCGAGCTACGACACCGCCGACCTGCTCGATCGACTCGCCTACTTCGAGGGGGTCGTCGAGCGCTGTGGAAGCGAGCGCGACCGGGTAGCCTTCGACCGGCTCACGGAACACTCGGGCTGGAAGCGTCGAAACGAATCCTTTTAG
- a CDS encoding 30S ribosomal protein S17e: MAIKPAYVKKTGTLLMERYPEAFGSDFDHNKNSVRELTNIESKGVRNRIAGYVTRKHDQQQAAQ; this comes from the coding sequence ATGGCAATCAAACCGGCCTACGTCAAGAAGACGGGGACGCTCCTCATGGAGCGCTATCCGGAAGCCTTCGGCAGCGACTTCGATCACAACAAGAACAGCGTCCGCGAACTCACCAACATCGAGTCCAAGGGTGTCCGCAACCGGATCGCAGGCTACGTCACCCGCAAACACGACCAGCAGCAGGCCGCCCAGTAG
- the asd gene encoding aspartate-semialdehyde dehydrogenase, which produces MTHTVGILGATGAVGQRLIQLLDPHLDFEIEALTASSESAGKPYRKAAKWRISTPIPESVADITVAETDPDAIDNDIDLLFSSLPSAVGERVESDFCEAGYLVSSNSSNQRMAEDVPLVIPEVNADHLGLLEVQRDERGWDGAMVKNPNCSTITMVPTLAALDEFGLSRVHVATLQAVSGAGYDGVTSMEIIDNAIPHIGGEEEKMESESKKLLGGFDGAELSMHDAAVSASCNRIPTLDGHLENVWVEAEEDMTAEDAREAMESYESADLPSSPDPLIRVFEEPERPQPRLDRERENGMQICAGGLRESESGLQYNCLAHNTLRGAAGASVLNGELLAKEGYL; this is translated from the coding sequence ATGACTCACACTGTCGGTATCCTCGGTGCGACCGGTGCGGTCGGACAGCGACTCATCCAACTGCTCGATCCCCACCTTGATTTCGAGATCGAAGCGCTCACCGCGAGCTCCGAGAGCGCGGGCAAACCCTACCGGAAGGCCGCGAAATGGCGCATCAGCACGCCCATCCCCGAGAGCGTGGCCGACATCACGGTCGCCGAAACCGATCCCGACGCGATCGATAACGACATCGACCTGCTGTTCTCCTCGCTTCCCTCCGCGGTCGGCGAGCGCGTCGAGAGCGACTTCTGTGAGGCGGGCTACCTCGTCTCCTCGAACTCCTCGAACCAGCGCATGGCCGAGGACGTTCCACTGGTGATCCCCGAGGTCAACGCCGACCACCTCGGACTCCTCGAAGTGCAGCGCGACGAGCGGGGCTGGGACGGCGCGATGGTGAAAAACCCCAACTGCTCGACGATCACGATGGTCCCCACGCTCGCCGCACTCGACGAGTTCGGACTCTCGAGAGTCCACGTCGCGACCCTGCAGGCCGTCTCGGGGGCGGGCTACGACGGCGTCACCTCGATGGAGATCATCGACAACGCCATCCCGCACATCGGCGGCGAGGAGGAGAAGATGGAAAGCGAGTCCAAGAAGCTGCTCGGCGGGTTCGACGGGGCGGAGCTGTCGATGCACGACGCCGCTGTGTCGGCCTCCTGTAACCGGATTCCCACGCTGGACGGCCACCTCGAGAACGTCTGGGTCGAGGCCGAGGAGGACATGACCGCCGAGGACGCCCGCGAGGCGATGGAGTCCTACGAGTCGGCTGACCTCCCGAGTTCGCCCGACCCCCTGATCCGGGTGTTCGAGGAGCCAGAGCGCCCCCAGCCCCGCCTCGACCGCGAGCGCGAGAACGGCATGCAGATCTGCGCGGGCGGCCTGCGTGAGAGCGAGAGCGGCCTGCAGTACAACTGTCTGGCCCACAACACGCTTCGCGGCGCGGCCGGCGCGAGCGTGCTGAACGGCGAGTTGCTCGCGAAGGAAGGATACCTGTAG
- a CDS encoding MarR family winged helix-turn-helix transcriptional regulator has protein sequence MDTNERLAWHVSLAGRALSARIQRRFAEYGLGHGEYRVLFALYEEEGLTQTDIVEDHHLDKSVVARVTSRLEEKDYVERRPDPEDRRRKRLFLTPSAEEIRPAVESIKEEVNAEVTRGLDEREVESLVAGLRTVAGNLGAELEDE, from the coding sequence ATGGACACGAACGAGCGACTCGCGTGGCACGTCTCGTTGGCCGGCCGCGCGCTGAGCGCGCGCATTCAGCGCCGTTTCGCGGAGTACGGTCTCGGCCACGGCGAGTACCGGGTGTTGTTCGCGCTGTACGAGGAGGAGGGACTGACCCAGACCGACATCGTCGAGGACCATCACCTCGATAAGTCGGTCGTCGCCCGCGTCACGAGCCGGCTCGAGGAGAAGGACTACGTCGAGCGTCGTCCGGATCCCGAGGACCGGCGGCGCAAGCGACTGTTCCTCACCCCGTCCGCCGAGGAGATCCGACCGGCCGTCGAGTCGATCAAGGAGGAGGTGAACGCGGAGGTGACCCGCGGCCTCGACGAGAGGGAGGTCGAGTCGCTCGTGGCCGGCCTGCGGACCGTCGCAGGGAACCTCGGGGCCGAACTGGAGGACGAGTGA